The Xanthomonas sp. DAR 34887 genome has a segment encoding these proteins:
- a CDS encoding PhoH family protein, translating into MTIPAQRDFTLEPADTERLANLAGPFDAHLRQIELRLGVEISNRGNVFRITGPSSAVAAAEVLLHALYAEADSVVFDDQAIHLRLNQANVDRVAQRAYEPQEVAIKVKRGTVRGRGANQAKYLHQIASHDINFGIGPAGTGKTFLAVASAVEALNESRVQRLILVRPAVEAGEKLGFLPGDLSQKVDPYLRPLYDALYEMLGVEKVIKLLEKNVIEIAPLAYMRGRTLNDAYVILDEAQNTTIEQMKMFLTRLGFGSTAVVTGDLTQIDLPKHVKSGLRDAIEVLHEVEGVSFTFFEARDVVRHPLVARIVTAYEKRDLTDKSTGPAV; encoded by the coding sequence ATGACCATCCCCGCCCAACGCGATTTCACCCTGGAACCCGCCGACACCGAACGTCTGGCCAACCTGGCCGGGCCGTTCGACGCGCACCTGCGCCAGATCGAACTGCGCCTGGGCGTGGAGATCTCCAACCGCGGCAACGTGTTCCGGATCACCGGCCCGTCCAGCGCGGTCGCCGCCGCCGAGGTCCTGCTGCACGCCCTGTACGCCGAAGCCGACAGCGTGGTGTTCGACGACCAGGCCATCCACCTGCGGCTGAACCAGGCCAACGTCGACCGCGTCGCGCAGCGCGCCTACGAACCGCAGGAGGTGGCGATCAAGGTCAAGCGCGGCACCGTGCGCGGCCGCGGCGCCAACCAGGCGAAGTACCTGCATCAGATCGCCAGCCACGACATCAATTTCGGCATCGGCCCGGCTGGTACCGGCAAGACCTTCCTGGCCGTGGCCAGCGCGGTCGAGGCGCTGAACGAGTCGCGCGTGCAGCGCCTGATCCTGGTGCGCCCGGCGGTGGAAGCCGGCGAAAAGCTAGGCTTCCTGCCCGGCGACCTGAGCCAGAAGGTCGACCCCTATCTGCGCCCGCTGTACGACGCGCTGTACGAGATGCTCGGCGTGGAGAAGGTGATCAAGCTGCTGGAGAAGAACGTCATCGAGATCGCGCCGCTGGCCTACATGCGCGGGCGCACGCTCAACGACGCCTACGTGATCCTGGACGAGGCGCAGAACACCACCATCGAGCAGATGAAGATGTTCCTGACCCGCCTGGGCTTCGGTTCCACCGCGGTGGTCACCGGCGACCTGACCCAGATCGACCTGCCCAAGCACGTCAAGTCCGGCCTGCGCGACGCGATCGAAGTGCTGCACGAGGTCGAGGGCGTCAGCTTCACCTTCTTCGAGGCGCGCGACGTGGTGCGGCACCCGCTGGTGGCGCGCATCGTCACCGCCTACGAAAAGCGCGACCTGACCGACAAGTCGACCGGGCCGGCGGTGTAA
- a CDS encoding HlyC/CorC family transporter produces MSEDDSSSSPPETHEKRRGWLERLSSVFSGDPHTRDDLVEVLRDAQHDGLIAADTLRMMEGALSVSELTVGDVMVSRSQMVSLSAEARFLDLMRQVVESGHSRFPVHGENKDDILGILLAKDLLRGVVADHGPGTVRELLRPAVLIPESKKLNVLLKEFRLSRNHMAIVVDEYGGVAGLVTIEDVLEQIVGEIDDEHDDAEDEASLIAAQADGQYVVDALTPIEDFNERFGADFSDDDYDTVGGLVTEAIGHLPETGEELTLGRFAFRVARADARRVQAFHVTVLPPDPQEDA; encoded by the coding sequence ATGTCAGAAGACGACTCTAGTAGCTCCCCTCCGGAAACCCACGAAAAACGCCGCGGCTGGCTGGAACGCCTGAGCTCGGTCTTCTCCGGCGATCCGCACACCCGCGACGACCTGGTCGAGGTGCTGCGCGACGCCCAGCACGACGGGCTGATCGCCGCCGACACCCTGCGCATGATGGAAGGCGCGCTGTCGGTTTCCGAACTCACCGTCGGCGATGTGATGGTCTCGCGCTCGCAGATGGTGTCGCTGTCGGCCGAAGCGCGCTTTCTCGACCTGATGAGGCAGGTGGTCGAATCCGGCCATTCGCGCTTCCCGGTGCACGGCGAGAACAAGGACGACATCCTCGGCATCCTGCTGGCCAAGGACCTGCTGCGCGGCGTGGTCGCCGACCACGGTCCGGGCACGGTGCGCGAGCTGCTGCGCCCGGCGGTGCTGATCCCCGAATCCAAGAAGCTCAACGTGCTGCTCAAGGAGTTCCGGCTCTCGCGCAACCACATGGCGATCGTGGTCGACGAGTACGGCGGCGTCGCCGGGCTGGTCACCATCGAGGACGTGCTGGAGCAGATCGTCGGCGAGATCGACGACGAGCACGACGACGCCGAGGACGAAGCCTCGCTGATCGCCGCGCAGGCCGACGGCCAGTACGTGGTCGACGCGCTGACCCCGATCGAGGACTTCAACGAACGCTTCGGCGCCGACTTCTCCGACGACGACTACGACACCGTCGGCGGCCTGGTCACCGAGGCCATCGGCCACCTGCCGGAAACCGGCGAGGAGCTGACCCTGGGACGCTTCGCGTTCCGCGTGGCGCGCGCCGACGCGCGCCGGGTGCAGGCCTTCCACGTCACCGTCCTGCCGCCCGACCCGCAGGAAGACGCTTGA
- a CDS encoding DUF4105 domain-containing protein — protein MQPGEVFFERFGHDAIVVVDPRSGQATSYNFGFFDPSEPDFVSRFAAGDMMYYLVALPLQDDLAQYRDAGRGVDIQWLDMEPAQARALQQALAWRARPENARYRYDYYTANCATMVRDALDRALDGSLHAQLSGRSRGNTYRSESVRLASPAPWMWLGFDLGLGPFADKPLSRWEEAFVPMRLAESLGEVRNHAGRPLVQARQQLLPQRLAPEPREQARHWWPWLLVGLLVAAGVVALARRPRALAALALPFWLLCALGGGVLVYLWGFSDHRAAWANRNLLLLDPLCLLLIGGAIAQLRGRQPGRWFGIALWAVVALAGAALLIHWLSMLQPQFNLQWIALLLPVHAALAWAFTRRRLQR, from the coding sequence ATGCAACCGGGCGAGGTGTTCTTCGAACGCTTCGGCCACGACGCGATCGTGGTGGTGGATCCGCGCAGCGGCCAGGCCACCTCGTACAACTTCGGTTTCTTCGACCCCAGCGAACCGGACTTCGTCAGCCGCTTCGCCGCCGGCGACATGATGTATTACCTGGTCGCCCTGCCCTTGCAGGACGACCTGGCGCAGTACCGCGACGCCGGCCGCGGCGTGGACATCCAGTGGCTGGACATGGAACCGGCGCAGGCGCGTGCGCTGCAGCAGGCGCTGGCCTGGCGCGCGCGCCCGGAAAACGCGCGCTACCGCTACGACTACTACACCGCCAACTGCGCCACGATGGTCCGCGACGCGCTGGACCGGGCGCTGGACGGCAGCCTGCACGCGCAGCTGTCCGGGCGTTCGCGCGGCAACACCTACCGCAGCGAATCGGTGCGCCTGGCCTCGCCGGCGCCGTGGATGTGGCTGGGCTTCGACCTGGGCCTTGGGCCGTTCGCCGACAAGCCGCTGTCGCGCTGGGAAGAGGCGTTCGTGCCGATGCGCCTTGCCGAGAGCCTGGGCGAAGTGCGCAACCACGCCGGGCGCCCGCTGGTGCAGGCGCGGCAACAGCTGCTGCCGCAGCGGCTGGCGCCGGAACCGCGCGAACAGGCGCGGCACTGGTGGCCGTGGCTGCTGGTCGGGCTGCTGGTCGCCGCCGGCGTGGTCGCCCTGGCGCGCCGGCCACGCGCGCTGGCCGCGCTGGCGCTGCCGTTCTGGCTGTTATGCGCGCTCGGCGGCGGCGTGCTGGTGTATCTGTGGGGCTTCAGCGACCACCGCGCGGCCTGGGCCAATCGCAATCTGCTGCTGCTGGACCCGCTGTGCCTGTTGCTGATCGGCGGCGCCATCGCGCAGCTGCGCGGCCGCCAGCCGGGGCGCTGGTTCGGCATCGCGCTGTGGGCAGTGGTCGCCCTGGCCGGCGCGGCCTTGCTGATCCATTGGCTGTCGATGCTGCAGCCGCAATTCAACCTGCAGTGGATCGCCCTGCTGTTGCCGGTGCACGCCGCGCTGGCCTGGGCGTTCACACGGCGCCGCTTGCAGCGCTGA
- the ybeY gene encoding rRNA maturation RNase YbeY — protein MTKGPVHLDVGVSYALPRAGLPAAASFRKWVAAALKGRIREADLAIRLVDAKEGRSLNHHYRGKDYATNVLSFPAELPEGLPKGVKLPLLGDLVICAPVVAREAAEQGKPLNAHYAHLTVHGVLHLLGWDHEDDKEADAMEQLEREILADLGVGDPYAGER, from the coding sequence ATGACCAAAGGTCCGGTCCACCTCGACGTCGGCGTCAGCTACGCCCTGCCCCGCGCCGGGCTGCCGGCGGCGGCGAGCTTCCGCAAATGGGTGGCCGCCGCGCTGAAGGGCCGCATCCGCGAAGCCGACCTGGCGATCCGCCTGGTCGACGCCAAGGAAGGCCGCTCGCTCAACCACCACTACCGCGGCAAGGACTACGCCACCAACGTGCTGAGCTTCCCCGCCGAGCTGCCCGAAGGCCTGCCCAAGGGGGTCAAGCTGCCGCTGCTCGGCGACCTGGTGATCTGCGCGCCGGTGGTGGCGCGCGAGGCCGCCGAACAGGGCAAGCCGCTCAACGCCCATTACGCGCACCTCACCGTGCACGGCGTGCTGCACCTGCTCGGCTGGGACCACGAGGACGACAAGGAGGCCGACGCGATGGAGCAACTGGAGCGCGAGATCCTGGCCGACCTGGGCGTGGGCGACCCCTACGCCGGGGAACGCTGA
- the miaB gene encoding tRNA (N6-isopentenyl adenosine(37)-C2)-methylthiotransferase MiaB yields the protein MPGTALHPLPSVGTPAATAPAVRGKLYIKTHGCQMNEYDSAKMADVLAAAEGLELTDNPEEADVVLVNTCSIREKAQEKVFSQLGRWKALKAGGKPVIIGVGGCVASQEGEAIVKRAPYVDLVFGPQTLHRLPELIRARRESGRSQVDISFPEVEKFDRLPEPRAEGPSAFVSIMEGCSKYCSFCVVPYTRGEEISRPFEDVLVEVAQLAAQGVREINLLGQNVNAYRGPYADADAGEEPQYADLGLLIRSIAQIEGIGRIRFTTSHPLEFSDSLVDAYRDVPQLANYLHLPVQAGSDRILSAMKRGYTALEFKQKIRKLRAVRPDISISSDFIVGFPGETDADFDKTMKLIEDVGFDQSFSFIYSRRPGTPAADLEDSTPEAVKHARLARLQAHINAHSLQISRGMVGSVQTVLVEGPSKKNPAELTGKTENMRSVNFPGHPRLIGQFVDVTITEALSNSLRGRLLVDAD from the coding sequence ATGCCCGGGACCGCCCTGCATCCCCTGCCCTCCGTCGGCACCCCGGCCGCCACCGCGCCCGCGGTCCGCGGCAAGCTGTACATCAAGACCCACGGTTGCCAGATGAACGAGTACGACTCGGCCAAGATGGCCGACGTGCTCGCCGCCGCCGAAGGCCTGGAGCTGACCGACAACCCCGAAGAAGCCGACGTGGTGCTGGTCAACACCTGCTCGATCCGCGAGAAGGCGCAGGAGAAGGTGTTCAGCCAGCTCGGTCGCTGGAAAGCGCTGAAGGCCGGCGGCAAGCCGGTGATCATCGGCGTCGGCGGCTGCGTGGCGTCGCAGGAGGGCGAGGCGATCGTCAAGCGCGCGCCCTACGTGGACCTGGTGTTCGGCCCGCAGACCCTGCACCGGCTGCCGGAGCTGATCCGCGCGCGGCGCGAATCGGGCAGGTCGCAGGTGGACATCAGCTTCCCCGAGGTCGAGAAGTTCGACCGCCTGCCGGAACCGCGCGCCGAAGGCCCGTCGGCGTTCGTGTCGATCATGGAAGGCTGCTCCAAGTACTGCTCGTTCTGCGTGGTGCCCTACACCCGCGGCGAGGAGATCAGCCGGCCGTTCGAGGACGTGCTGGTGGAAGTGGCGCAGCTGGCCGCACAGGGCGTGCGCGAGATCAACCTGCTCGGCCAGAACGTCAACGCCTACCGCGGGCCGTACGCCGACGCCGACGCCGGCGAGGAGCCGCAGTACGCCGACCTGGGCCTGCTGATCCGCAGCATCGCGCAGATCGAGGGCATCGGCCGCATCCGCTTCACCACCTCGCACCCGCTGGAGTTCAGCGACTCGCTGGTGGACGCCTACCGCGACGTGCCGCAGCTGGCCAACTACCTGCATCTGCCGGTGCAGGCCGGCAGCGACCGCATCCTCAGCGCGATGAAGCGCGGCTACACCGCGCTGGAATTCAAGCAGAAGATCCGCAAGCTGCGCGCGGTACGCCCGGACATCTCGATCAGTTCGGACTTCATCGTCGGCTTCCCCGGCGAGACCGATGCCGACTTCGACAAGACCATGAAGCTGATCGAGGACGTGGGCTTCGACCAGAGCTTCTCCTTCATCTACTCGCGCCGCCCGGGCACGCCTGCGGCGGACCTGGAAGACAGCACGCCCGAGGCGGTCAAGCACGCGCGGCTGGCACGGCTGCAGGCGCACATCAACGCGCACTCGCTGCAGATTTCGCGCGGCATGGTCGGCAGCGTGCAGACGGTGCTGGTCGAGGGCCCGTCGAAGAAGAACCCGGCCGAGCTGACCGGCAAGACCGAGAACATGCGCTCGGTGAACTTCCCGGGCCATCCGCGGCTGATCGGCCAGTTCGTGGACGTCACCATCACCGAGGCGCTGAGCAATTCCTTGCGCGGGCGCCTGCTGGTCGACGCCGACTGA
- a CDS encoding NAD-dependent succinate-semialdehyde dehydrogenase, which produces MPYDTVNPATGQVDYSLELMDAAAVEQRLAASALAFPAWAETPLEQRGALLRQVGAQLRARREELQRVMTAEMGKLRKEALAEIDKCADACDYYAEHAADYLREQPIATDAQRSYVRYEPLGCVLAVMPWNFPLWQVFRFLAPALMAGNVALLKHASNVPRCADAIHAALTAAGVPAGVFDVLHIDNDQAAEVLRDARIAAVTLTGSERAGRSIAANAGEQLKKCVMELGGSDAFVVLDDADLDTTVAAAVKSRFDNAGQTCIAAKRFVVVEAIAEEFVRRFVAAAAERRLGDPQDEATTLAPLARQDLRDELHKQVQASIAKGAKPLLGGAPDTATHAGYPASILDHVMPGMPAYDEELFGPVAAILRVADEAEAVRVANDTSFGLGGSVWSADRARGERIARQLQCGAAFVNAIVKSDVRLPFGGIKRSGFGRELAEHGIHEFMNIKSVYVG; this is translated from the coding sequence ATGCCTTACGACACCGTCAATCCCGCCACCGGCCAGGTCGACTACAGCCTGGAGCTGATGGATGCCGCCGCCGTCGAGCAGCGCCTGGCTGCGTCCGCGCTGGCCTTCCCCGCGTGGGCGGAAACGCCGCTGGAGCAACGCGGCGCGCTGTTGCGGCAGGTCGGCGCGCAGTTGCGCGCGCGCCGCGAGGAACTCCAGCGGGTGATGACCGCGGAGATGGGCAAGTTGCGCAAAGAGGCGCTGGCCGAGATCGACAAGTGCGCCGATGCCTGCGACTACTACGCCGAGCACGCCGCCGACTATCTGCGCGAGCAGCCGATCGCCACCGATGCGCAGCGCAGCTACGTGCGCTACGAGCCGCTGGGCTGCGTGCTGGCGGTGATGCCGTGGAACTTCCCGCTGTGGCAGGTGTTCCGCTTCCTGGCGCCGGCGCTGATGGCCGGCAACGTGGCCTTGCTCAAGCACGCCAGCAACGTGCCGCGTTGCGCCGATGCGATCCATGCGGCGCTCACTGCAGCCGGCGTGCCGGCCGGCGTGTTCGACGTGCTGCACATCGACAACGACCAGGCCGCCGAGGTGCTGCGCGACGCGCGCATCGCCGCGGTGACGCTGACCGGCAGCGAGCGCGCCGGCCGCTCGATCGCGGCCAACGCCGGCGAGCAACTGAAGAAGTGCGTGATGGAACTCGGCGGCAGCGACGCCTTCGTGGTGCTGGACGATGCCGATCTGGATACGACCGTGGCGGCGGCGGTGAAGTCGCGCTTCGACAATGCCGGGCAGACCTGCATCGCGGCCAAGCGCTTCGTGGTGGTCGAGGCGATCGCCGAGGAATTCGTGCGCCGCTTCGTCGCCGCCGCGGCCGAGCGCCGGCTCGGCGATCCGCAGGACGAAGCGACCACGCTGGCGCCGCTGGCGCGCCAGGACCTGCGCGATGAACTGCACAAGCAGGTGCAGGCCAGCATCGCCAAGGGCGCCAAGCCGCTGCTCGGCGGCGCGCCGGACACCGCCACCCATGCCGGCTATCCGGCCTCGATCCTCGACCACGTGATGCCGGGCATGCCGGCCTACGACGAAGAACTGTTCGGCCCGGTCGCCGCGATCCTGCGCGTGGCCGACGAGGCCGAAGCGGTGCGCGTGGCCAACGACACCAGCTTCGGCCTGGGCGGCAGCGTGTGGAGCGCCGACCGCGCGCGCGGCGAGCGCATCGCTCGTCAGCTGCAGTGCGGCGCGGCCTTCGTCAACGCCATCGTCAAGAGCGACGTGCGCCTGCCGTTCGGCGGCATCAAGCGCTCCGGCTTCGGCCGCGAACTGGCCGAGCACGGCATCCACGAGTTCATGAATATCAAGTCGGTGTATGTGGGGTGA
- a CDS encoding magnesium and cobalt transport protein CorA, whose protein sequence is MATVPANPACVINCVHYDGHGRRHDIALEQISDVLAGDDGFVWVGMYEPADDVLQKLQEEFQLHDLAIEDTRKAHQRPKVEAYGNSLFLAVHTAQVIAERIVYGETHAFLGARFLLTVRHGASLPYAPVRERLEREAALMQLGPSYALYAVLDYIVDNYQPILDEFRQSLERLETDIFAEAYRRDTAIRLYELKRELNQMRLGVAPLQDVLAHLKRNPGPLIPDEVRLYVRDVLDHAVRTNEAIDTLREMLGTALSVNLSLVTLAQGETVKRLGAWAALLAAPTLITSWYGMNFKQMPELEWPWAYPLMVGGVAAVCLGLYVAFKRAKWL, encoded by the coding sequence ATGGCCACCGTTCCCGCCAATCCTGCCTGCGTCATCAACTGCGTGCATTACGACGGCCACGGCCGCCGCCACGACATCGCGCTGGAACAGATCAGCGACGTGCTGGCCGGCGACGACGGCTTCGTCTGGGTCGGCATGTACGAACCGGCCGACGACGTGCTGCAGAAGCTGCAGGAAGAATTCCAGCTGCACGATCTGGCGATCGAGGACACGCGCAAGGCGCACCAGCGGCCCAAGGTCGAGGCCTACGGCAATTCGCTGTTCCTGGCGGTGCACACCGCGCAGGTGATCGCCGAGCGCATCGTCTATGGCGAGACCCACGCCTTCCTCGGCGCACGCTTCCTGCTGACCGTGCGCCACGGCGCCTCGCTGCCGTACGCGCCGGTGCGCGAGCGGCTGGAGCGAGAGGCGGCGCTGATGCAGCTGGGCCCGTCGTACGCGCTGTACGCGGTGCTGGACTACATCGTCGACAACTACCAGCCGATCCTGGACGAATTCCGGCAGAGCCTGGAACGCCTGGAAACGGATATCTTCGCCGAGGCCTACCGGCGCGACACCGCGATCCGCCTGTATGAACTCAAGCGCGAGCTCAACCAGATGCGCCTGGGCGTGGCGCCGCTGCAGGACGTGCTGGCCCACCTCAAGCGCAACCCCGGCCCGCTGATCCCCGACGAGGTGCGGCTGTACGTGCGCGACGTGCTCGACCACGCGGTGCGCACCAACGAGGCGATCGACACCTTACGCGAGATGCTCGGCACCGCGCTGAGCGTGAACCTGTCGCTGGTGACCCTGGCCCAGGGCGAGACGGTCAAGCGCCTTGGCGCCTGGGCCGCACTGCTGGCCGCGCCGACCCTGATCACCAGCTGGTACGGCATGAACTTCAAGCAGATGCCGGAACTGGAATGGCCCTGGGCCTACCCGCTGATGGTCGGCGGCGTGGCCGCGGTGTGCCTGGGGCTGTATGTGGCGTTCAAGCGGGCGAAGTGGCTGTGA